A region of Ferruginibacter albus DNA encodes the following proteins:
- a CDS encoding TraB/GumN family protein: MRVLILIITLFLAINSFAQIKELKKNKDDNSLLWQVSGNGLQQPSYLFGTFHLMCKDDIVFSEQLKQALVNSDTLYLELNLSDPVVYFGGLKMVYMKDGKTLKDLYNDSDYNKIKTYFHDSLSIALGAVQNMKPELIIALLYPQLLKCKKADGVEEGLMHIAKENKKPIRGLETIEFQSAIFDSIPYEEQAKDLLQTIDSINKYSDEFNQMLLTYKAQQLKQLETLITGSDFTANEHDDILLYDRNRNWVGQLKSKMQGKSIFVAVGAAHLLGEKGLIKLLQKEGYSVIPLLNK; this comes from the coding sequence ATGCGGGTACTAATTTTGATCATTACATTGTTTTTAGCAATTAACAGTTTTGCGCAAATAAAAGAACTGAAAAAGAATAAAGATGATAACAGTCTTTTATGGCAGGTGAGTGGCAATGGCTTGCAACAGCCATCCTATCTTTTTGGTACATTTCATTTAATGTGTAAAGATGATATCGTGTTTAGCGAACAACTAAAACAAGCACTTGTCAATTCAGATACCTTGTACCTGGAACTTAACCTTAGCGATCCTGTGGTTTATTTCGGAGGATTGAAAATGGTTTACATGAAAGATGGTAAAACCTTAAAAGATCTTTACAACGATTCCGATTATAATAAGATCAAAACATATTTCCACGATAGTTTGAGTATTGCTTTAGGGGCTGTTCAAAACATGAAACCGGAACTGATCATTGCATTGCTTTATCCTCAATTATTAAAGTGTAAAAAAGCCGATGGAGTGGAAGAGGGGTTAATGCATATCGCAAAGGAAAATAAAAAGCCGATCCGTGGTTTAGAAACGATAGAATTTCAATCGGCAATATTTGATAGCATTCCTTATGAAGAACAGGCAAAAGATCTATTGCAAACGATCGATAGTATTAATAAGTATTCGGATGAATTCAATCAAATGCTATTGACTTACAAAGCACAACAATTAAAACAATTAGAAACGCTTATTACCGGGTCTGATTTTACGGCTAATGAGCATGACGATATATTGTTATACGACCGGAACAGGAATTGGGTTGGTCAATTAAAAAGCAAGATGCAAGGTAAAAGCATTTTCGTAGCAGTTGGTGCGGCGCATTTATTAGGCGAAAAAGGATTAATAAAACTTCTGCAAAAGGAAGGCTATTCCGTTATTCCTTTGTTAAATAAATAG
- a CDS encoding UbiD family decarboxylase, protein MSYATLEDCLLDLEKNKQLVRVKEKVDANLEMAAIHLRIHEAGGPALLFENIKGTKYQAASNIFGTIERSKFIFRDSLQKVQQLIELKNDPVKAFKHPFKNIGTGLTALKSLPLKTSRFSFDEIAIEELPLIHHWPKDGGAFVTLPQVYSEDVDKPGIMNANIGMYRIQLSGNEYALNKEIGLHYQIHRGIGVHQTKANRKNQPLKISVFVGGPPANTVAAVMPLPEGISEATFAGVLGNRRFRYGYKDGYCISADADFIITGEVYPNDNKPEGPFGDHLGYYSLTHLFPVMKVHKVYAKKNAIWPFTVVGRPPQEDTSFGKLIHEIAGDALQQEIPGLKEVHAVDAAGVHPLLLAIGSERYTPYLKQKQPAEILTIANHILGTGQLSLAKFLFIIADDESKLNTHDIVAYFKYVLERIDLTRDIHFYTNTTIDTLDYSGTGLNSGSKVVFAAYGDVRRELATIVPACLKELQQFENPKMVLPGIVALQIKPFTDYAAAKKELEILNEQLSPENLNSLPFIIISDDANFVSNALNNFLWATFTRCNPSHDMYGINSFIENKHWGCSSLIIDARIKPHHAPSLEKDTAIEKRIDRLFDKGGSLYKII, encoded by the coding sequence ATGTCATACGCAACGTTAGAGGACTGTTTACTCGACCTTGAAAAAAATAAACAATTGGTTCGTGTAAAAGAAAAGGTAGATGCCAATTTAGAAATGGCAGCCATTCATCTTCGCATACACGAGGCAGGTGGCCCAGCATTATTATTTGAAAACATTAAAGGAACAAAATATCAAGCAGCTTCTAATATTTTCGGAACTATAGAACGAAGCAAATTCATCTTCAGGGATTCATTACAAAAAGTACAGCAGTTAATCGAATTAAAGAATGATCCTGTTAAAGCCTTCAAACATCCTTTTAAAAATATTGGTACTGGGTTAACCGCATTAAAATCATTGCCGTTAAAAACCAGCCGTTTTTCTTTTGATGAAATAGCTATTGAAGAATTGCCATTGATCCATCATTGGCCAAAAGACGGCGGTGCTTTTGTTACATTGCCACAGGTATATTCAGAAGATGTCGACAAACCCGGAATAATGAATGCGAATATTGGTATGTATCGTATTCAGTTAAGCGGTAACGAATATGCCCTGAATAAAGAAATTGGATTGCATTACCAGATACATCGCGGAATTGGTGTACATCAAACAAAAGCAAACAGAAAAAATCAGCCTTTAAAAATAAGTGTATTTGTAGGAGGTCCGCCGGCAAACACAGTGGCAGCAGTAATGCCTTTACCTGAAGGTATAAGCGAAGCTACGTTTGCAGGTGTTTTAGGTAACAGGAGATTTCGGTATGGATATAAAGATGGTTATTGCATAAGTGCTGATGCAGATTTTATTATTACCGGAGAAGTATATCCAAATGATAATAAGCCCGAAGGTCCGTTTGGCGATCATTTAGGATACTATAGCTTAACGCATTTATTTCCTGTAATGAAAGTGCATAAAGTATATGCGAAGAAAAATGCAATATGGCCGTTCACTGTTGTTGGCCGTCCACCGCAGGAAGATACAAGCTTTGGTAAACTCATTCACGAGATAGCCGGAGATGCGTTGCAGCAGGAAATACCGGGCTTAAAAGAAGTGCATGCGGTAGATGCAGCCGGCGTACATCCGTTACTGCTAGCTATAGGCAGCGAACGGTACACACCTTATTTAAAGCAAAAGCAACCTGCCGAAATATTGACCATTGCTAATCATATTTTAGGAACAGGGCAGTTAAGTTTGGCGAAATTTTTATTTATAATTGCCGATGATGAAAGTAAATTAAATACGCATGATATTGTTGCTTATTTCAAATACGTTTTAGAAAGAATTGATTTAACAAGGGATATTCATTTCTATACCAATACCACTATTGATACATTAGATTATTCAGGTACAGGATTAAATAGCGGAAGTAAAGTGGTGTTTGCGGCATACGGGGATGTAAGAAGAGAATTGGCAACCATTGTCCCTGCCTGTTTAAAAGAGTTGCAACAGTTTGAAAACCCGAAAATGGTTTTACCTGGTATTGTTGCGCTGCAAATAAAACCCTTTACGGACTATGCTGCTGCAAAGAAAGAGTTGGAGATTTTAAATGAACAGTTATCTCCTGAAAATTTGAATAGCCTGCCATTTATCATTATAAGTGATGACGCCAATTTTGTAAGTAATGCATTGAATAATTTCCTTTGGGCAACGTTCACCCGGTGCAATCCATCGCATGATATGTATGGTATAAATAGTTTTATTGAAAACAAACATTGGGGTTGTTCATCATTGATCATTGATGCTCGAATAAAACCACATCATGCGCCATCTTTAGAGAAAGATACTGCCATTGAGAAAAGGATTGACAGATTATTTGATAAAGGAGGAAGCTTATATAAAATAATTTAA
- a CDS encoding DUF6089 family protein yields MQRILVIALLVSSFNVSAQKFHLTLFGGMSNYMGDMQSKPFTFDEAHAAYGGGLLYEITDQLSARANVTIGTVSGNDRSSSSSLVRDRNLNFTSPVTEAQLGLEYDILSLYEHQLTPYVFAGVAYFSFNPYTYDSLNVKTYLQPLGTEGQGFYQGRTKYSLNQLAIPVGVGLKFAISDNVRLAIEVGYRKLFTDYIDDLSMSYADPAQLLAINGPKAYELAFRGDELHNGQTYPTGGSIRGNPKTKDWYYFSGVTLSFRLPNLSGDGGSGGGGKNTQYGCPGRPY; encoded by the coding sequence ATGCAGAGGATACTTGTTATTGCGCTGTTGGTTTCTTCATTTAATGTATCGGCACAAAAATTTCATTTAACCTTATTTGGAGGCATGAGCAATTACATGGGCGACATGCAATCAAAACCTTTTACGTTTGATGAAGCACATGCGGCATACGGCGGAGGCTTATTGTATGAAATAACAGATCAGTTATCCGCAAGAGCCAATGTAACTATTGGTACGGTCAGCGGTAATGATAGATCGTCCTCTTCTAGTTTAGTACGTGATCGGAATCTGAACTTTACGTCTCCTGTTACTGAAGCGCAATTAGGATTAGAGTATGATATACTGAGCTTGTATGAGCATCAGTTGACGCCGTATGTTTTTGCAGGCGTTGCCTATTTTTCGTTTAATCCATATACATACGATTCGCTAAATGTAAAAACTTACCTGCAGCCATTAGGTACAGAAGGACAGGGATTTTATCAGGGAAGAACAAAATATAGTTTAAATCAGTTGGCAATTCCGGTTGGAGTAGGGTTAAAATTTGCAATAAGCGATAATGTGCGTCTAGCCATAGAAGTGGGTTATAGAAAATTATTTACAGACTATATTGATGATCTAAGTATGAGCTATGCGGATCCTGCTCAATTATTGGCAATTAACGGACCTAAAGCGTATGAACTGGCTTTTCGTGGAGATGAGCTGCACAATGGTCAAACATATCCTACGGGTGGTTCTATTCGTGGAAACCCAAAAACTAAAGATTGGTACTATTTTTCCGGCGTTACGTTAAGTTTTCGTTTGCCTAATCTTTCCGGAGATGGTGGGTCCGGCGGTGGCGGTAAGAATACACAATATGGTTGCCCGGGCAGACCTTATTGA
- a CDS encoding alpha/beta hydrolase → MKILFHTIILLLMTTIASSQSVEEIALYKEVPNSIKTGIKERTIYVDSTRRIYDVTNPAITKYTPNNPNGMAIIICPGGGYQRLSIDNEGTHVAKFLNEFGITAFVLKYRLPNDTLMIDKTLGPLQDIQQAIRLVRENASQWNLNKNKIGVIGFSAGGHVASSAITHFNFMADASIKDTTSVRPDFAALIYPVISFNDSIMHKGSRDKLLGEHPSQEKNNFFSNELQVTKDCPPVFIVHAQNDKTVPVENSIRFYEACIKNNVPAEMHLYPKGGHGFGLHNTTTTDIWQERLINWLHSL, encoded by the coding sequence ATGAAAATACTGTTTCACACAATAATACTATTACTAATGACAACCATTGCATCTTCGCAAAGCGTTGAAGAAATTGCTTTATATAAAGAAGTGCCTAACTCTATTAAAACAGGGATAAAAGAAAGAACAATTTATGTGGACAGCACTCGCCGCATTTACGATGTAACCAATCCTGCTATTACAAAATATACACCTAACAATCCCAATGGGATGGCAATCATAATTTGCCCGGGGGGAGGTTATCAGCGGTTGTCAATTGATAACGAAGGAACGCACGTAGCTAAATTTTTAAATGAATTTGGTATTACAGCCTTTGTGCTAAAATATCGTTTGCCTAACGATACATTAATGATCGACAAAACGCTTGGACCTTTACAGGATATTCAACAAGCAATACGTTTGGTACGTGAAAATGCTTCACAATGGAATCTGAATAAAAATAAAATAGGTGTAATTGGTTTTTCAGCCGGTGGGCATGTAGCTTCTTCTGCAATTACTCATTTTAATTTTATGGCTGATGCTTCTATAAAAGACACCACTTCTGTTCGCCCTGATTTTGCTGCTCTGATATATCCTGTTATTAGTTTTAATGATAGCATTATGCACAAGGGTTCAAGAGATAAATTATTAGGTGAACATCCTTCACAGGAAAAGAATAATTTTTTTTCAAACGAATTACAGGTAACAAAAGATTGTCCGCCGGTATTTATTGTGCATGCACAAAATGATAAAACTGTTCCTGTAGAAAACAGTATTCGTTTTTACGAAGCATGTATCAAAAATAATGTTCCTGCAGAAATGCACTTGTATCCCAAAGGCGGGCATGGCTTTGGTTTGCATAACACAACCACTACCGATATTTGGCAGGAGCGTTTAATTAATTGGCTTCATTCTCTTTGA
- a CDS encoding glycoside hydrolase family 43 protein: MKKITLLLFLTVSYSLFTIAQTNYVSKVWVADNGDGTYKNPVINADYSDPDAIRVGDDYYMIASSFDAVPCLPILHSKDLVNWTIIGHALQRQIPVDHFSKVQHGNGIWASAIRYHNNEFYIYYPDPDFGIYLTKAKNINGPWSTPTLVQAGKGLIDPCPLWDDNGNAYLVHAFAGSRAGIKSMIMIKKLNAASDKVIDTGVFVYDGHKDDPTIEGPKFYKHNGYYYIFAPAGGVKTGWQLVLRSKNIYGPYERKVVMDQGSTTINGPHQGAWIQTQTGEDWFLHFQDKYAYGRVVHLQPMQWKDDWPVIGIDKDGDGKGEPVLTYKKPNVGKVYPICTPQETDEFNDTTLGLQWQWQANSSDNWSRLTGKELVLNAIPVNDSIKNYWDIRNVLSQKFPAEEFTAITKVEFHPSMEGDKTGLMILSSESVSLFLIKKEAGIYLGLRGLNNNELVIKRLDSSIIYLKATINKPAVCSFSYSEDDKNFKSIPQTFFIKPGRWIGAKIGLFCISKENQKASYGCAYFDWFRINKDNIKKKMYEMR; this comes from the coding sequence ATGAAGAAGATCACACTGTTACTTTTTTTGACTGTCAGCTATTCTCTATTCACTATAGCGCAAACAAATTATGTTTCTAAAGTTTGGGTGGCAGATAATGGCGACGGCACTTATAAAAATCCTGTTATTAATGCTGATTATTCTGATCCCGATGCAATACGGGTGGGCGATGATTATTATATGATCGCATCCAGCTTTGATGCTGTTCCTTGTTTGCCAATTTTACATTCTAAAGATCTGGTTAACTGGACGATCATTGGGCATGCTTTGCAAAGACAAATCCCTGTTGATCATTTTTCCAAAGTGCAACATGGCAATGGTATTTGGGCGTCGGCTATCCGTTATCATAATAACGAATTCTATATCTATTACCCAGACCCCGATTTTGGCATTTATCTTACCAAAGCAAAAAATATAAACGGACCGTGGAGTACACCAACATTAGTACAAGCAGGCAAAGGGTTGATAGATCCTTGTCCTTTATGGGACGACAATGGTAATGCCTATTTGGTGCATGCCTTTGCGGGTAGTCGTGCAGGTATTAAAAGCATGATAATGATAAAGAAGTTAAATGCTGCTTCTGATAAAGTGATTGATACAGGCGTATTTGTTTATGATGGACATAAAGATGATCCAACGATTGAAGGTCCCAAGTTTTATAAACATAATGGTTACTATTACATATTTGCACCGGCAGGGGGTGTAAAAACAGGCTGGCAATTGGTATTGCGTAGTAAAAATATTTACGGTCCATATGAAAGAAAAGTAGTGATGGACCAGGGAAGTACAACTATTAACGGACCACACCAGGGTGCATGGATACAAACACAAACAGGCGAAGATTGGTTCTTGCATTTCCAGGATAAATATGCATATGGAAGAGTGGTACACTTGCAACCCATGCAATGGAAAGATGATTGGCCGGTTATTGGCATTGATAAAGATGGAGATGGCAAAGGTGAGCCGGTATTAACTTATAAGAAGCCAAACGTTGGAAAAGTATATCCAATCTGCACGCCTCAAGAAACCGATGAATTTAATGATACGACGTTGGGCTTACAATGGCAATGGCAGGCAAACTCATCAGATAATTGGTCAAGGCTGACAGGTAAAGAATTAGTGCTAAATGCGATTCCTGTTAATGATTCAATAAAAAATTATTGGGATATACGAAATGTCTTATCACAAAAATTTCCTGCAGAAGAATTTACTGCAATTACCAAAGTAGAGTTTCATCCATCGATGGAAGGTGATAAGACAGGGTTAATGATATTGAGTTCTGAATCTGTTTCTCTTTTTCTTATTAAAAAAGAAGCGGGCATTTATTTAGGGTTAAGGGGACTAAATAATAACGAACTTGTGATTAAGAGATTAGATTCATCAATTATATATTTGAAAGCGACTATAAACAAGCCTGCCGTTTGCTCTTTTAGTTATAGTGAAGATGATAAAAATTTTAAATCCATTCCTCAAACATTTTTTATTAAACCTGGAAGATGGATAGGAGCAAAAATAGGGCTGTTCTGTATTTCAAAAGAAAATCAAAAGGCTAGTTACGGATGCGCATATTTTGATTGGTTTAGGATAAATAAGGATAACATCAAAAAAAAGATGTATGAAATGCGATAA
- a CDS encoding pectinesterase family protein, with amino-acid sequence MKKIYSLVLAISFLLVAQFAKAYDLIVAQDGSGNYTTVQAAINAAPTNLTAPYYIFIKNGKYKEKISIPSNKPFLYLVGESVANTILYYTDGASTSNGTGGTLGTQGSGSFTINANDFTAQNITFQNTFGDGSQAVAVVINADRAAFKNCRFMANQDTLYTKGSGAPRAYFKNCYIDGNIDFIFGNSIALFDSCVIYAKTRTTNGSSYITAASTPPGQAYGYVFNNCTLPANTGGTQYYLGRPWQNSTGSSPLANNQVVYLNPTYGANLIIPAGWSTWDAGTDVTLIYDGEYQAKNMNGSLADVSGRTSWSHQLNSGDASLYTMANMFTTWNPCAINATFCNDSARDIAVSNFAGVRGASNSTFSWNISWAMTGITYTLYRSTDSISYSPVTNVTAANDTSVNFQLTDALPPAGSIYYYYVVASKAGTNSDTTDIVAISSAPTITVTGTLGSYAQALGTPSAAQTISVSAVNLVDDVIITPSADFEVSTDGTTWYNTITPLVLAHTGQTLSATNVLVRMNALTLGDHTGTVLLSTNGTGAKFVTLNVSGTVSNELNASHILQQWPLDVDSNDSAAVRYTGVQASAPTFNKLVLSDGVTVSGVTPYSAAFGMAFAPTATGSWASPGPGGTLGRTFYQQYTVTPTTGHALRIDSIIFNTDFYNSNSNSKTAVVYSLSGFTTDSTEITGATFVSPIVTNKTTSGTVDNYRFALNGALGINVPVGSAITFRIYHALGSSSTGRYGMIKNVIVTGDTASTTVPLKLISLIGTAKNNAVQLNWVSANEMNSEDFKIERSADGINYVEVGSVKANNSNSVNNYEFTDASSLQGVVYYRLRITDKDGQYMYSKIIRVQLDNAISSISIYPNPANAIVNLKFAALTKATTAKLTTVTGETVRTITIAQGATQKAININTLATGTYFISLNDGITIRTLRFVKQ; translated from the coding sequence ATGAAAAAAATCTACTCCTTGGTATTAGCCATTTCTTTTTTGTTAGTGGCTCAATTTGCAAAAGCATACGATTTGATAGTTGCGCAGGACGGCAGCGGTAACTACACAACAGTACAGGCCGCCATTAATGCAGCGCCTACCAATTTAACAGCGCCATATTATATTTTTATCAAGAACGGAAAGTATAAAGAGAAGATAAGCATTCCCTCTAACAAGCCTTTTTTGTATTTGGTAGGCGAGAGCGTTGCCAACACCATTTTATATTATACAGATGGGGCAAGTACTTCCAACGGCACCGGAGGCACACTAGGTACGCAGGGTTCCGGAAGCTTTACTATTAATGCCAATGATTTTACGGCGCAAAACATTACGTTTCAAAATACATTTGGTGATGGATCGCAGGCAGTAGCAGTGGTAATTAATGCTGATAGAGCAGCGTTTAAGAACTGTCGCTTTATGGCTAACCAGGATACATTATATACCAAAGGAAGCGGTGCACCAAGAGCATACTTTAAAAATTGTTACATAGATGGAAACATCGATTTCATTTTCGGTAACTCCATAGCATTATTTGATTCTTGTGTTATTTATGCAAAAACAAGAACTACCAATGGAAGCTCTTATATAACTGCGGCAAGTACGCCACCGGGGCAAGCATATGGATATGTATTTAATAATTGTACGCTGCCGGCAAATACGGGAGGTACACAATATTATTTAGGAAGACCGTGGCAAAACTCAACAGGATCATCGCCATTAGCCAATAACCAGGTTGTTTACTTAAATCCAACGTACGGGGCTAATTTGATAATACCTGCCGGATGGAGCACCTGGGATGCAGGTACCGATGTTACGTTGATCTATGACGGAGAATACCAGGCTAAGAATATGAATGGTTCATTGGCTGATGTAAGCGGTCGTACATCATGGTCGCATCAATTAAATTCGGGGGATGCTTCTTTATATACAATGGCGAACATGTTTACTACGTGGAATCCATGTGCTATCAATGCAACTTTCTGTAACGATTCAGCACGTGATATTGCTGTATCAAATTTTGCCGGTGTAAGAGGGGCTTCTAATTCTACGTTCAGCTGGAACATAAGCTGGGCAATGACAGGAATAACCTACACATTGTATCGTTCAACAGATAGTATTAGTTATTCTCCTGTAACAAACGTTACTGCAGCAAACGATACTTCTGTGAATTTTCAATTGACCGATGCGCTACCTCCTGCAGGAAGCATTTACTATTATTATGTGGTAGCATCTAAGGCAGGCACTAATTCGGATACAACAGATATCGTTGCTATCTCAAGTGCACCTACCATAACGGTAACGGGTACATTGGGAAGCTATGCACAGGCACTTGGTACACCTTCTGCTGCACAAACCATTTCAGTATCGGCAGTTAACCTGGTGGATGATGTAATTATTACGCCTTCAGCGGATTTTGAAGTATCTACAGATGGAACTACCTGGTACAATACCATAACCCCTTTAGTGCTGGCTCATACAGGACAAACATTATCTGCAACCAATGTTTTGGTAAGAATGAATGCTTTAACATTGGGCGATCATACAGGAACGGTACTATTATCAACCAATGGTACCGGTGCAAAATTTGTAACCTTAAATGTTTCGGGAACTGTTTCTAACGAATTAAATGCATCGCATATTTTGCAACAATGGCCATTGGATGTAGATAGCAATGACAGTGCAGCTGTTCGATATACAGGTGTGCAGGCAAGTGCACCAACATTTAATAAATTGGTTTTGTCTGATGGTGTAACAGTAAGCGGCGTAACACCTTATTCTGCTGCATTCGGAATGGCATTTGCTCCTACTGCAACAGGCTCGTGGGCTTCTCCAGGACCGGGAGGTACTTTAGGCAGAACATTCTATCAACAATACACCGTAACGCCAACCACTGGGCATGCATTAAGAATTGATTCTATAATTTTTAATACTGATTTCTATAATAGTAACAGTAACAGTAAAACGGCTGTTGTGTATTCGTTGAGTGGCTTTACTACCGATTCAACAGAAATAACCGGCGCTACTTTTGTATCACCGATCGTTACGAATAAAACAACCAGCGGAACAGTAGACAATTATCGTTTTGCGTTGAATGGAGCATTGGGTATAAATGTTCCTGTTGGAAGTGCTATTACATTTAGAATATATCACGCTTTGGGCAGCAGTAGCACAGGGCGTTACGGCATGATCAAAAACGTGATTGTTACCGGCGATACAGCCAGTACAACAGTACCACTTAAATTAATATCGCTGATCGGCACTGCGAAAAACAATGCTGTTCAATTAAATTGGGTAAGCGCTAATGAAATGAACAGCGAGGATTTTAAAATAGAAAGAAGTGCAGATGGAATTAATTATGTTGAGGTTGGCTCTGTTAAAGCGAACAACAGCAATAGTGTCAATAATTATGAATTTACAGATGCAAGTTCTTTGCAAGGAGTTGTTTACTATCGTTTACGTATAACTGATAAAGACGGACAATACATGTACAGTAAAATAATAAGAGTTCAATTAGATAATGCGATCAGCTCTATCAGTATTTATCCTAATCCTGCGAATGCTATTGTTAATTTAAAATTTGCTGCACTGACAAAGGCTACCACAGCAAAATTGACTACTGTAACCGGAGAAACAGTGAGAACAATAACGATTGCTCAAGGAGCTACTCAGAAAGCTATTAACATCAATACGTTAGCAACAGGCACTTATTTTATTTCATTGAATGATGGCATTACTATAAGAACACTACGTTTTGTAAAACAATAA
- a CDS encoding ATP-binding cassette domain-containing protein, whose protein sequence is MERNHIAIYVSANHNKEAVIQQITKGQLLTGNDHSNAELYSSVAINEFVNEETRHEHVEVRWQNRGLNTMSDGEKKKALLSYIIAKKPSCIIVDNIFDSLDIQAQADIAANLTQLSNNITLVQVTNRISDILPFIKNIFTINNTVLEKIENINAYRSSNKHHFIHAIPPPLHEAAEEDDPLIQFNNVSVSYDERPIITNINWTINKGEFWQLVGPNGAGKSTILSMINGDNPKAYGQDIILFGKKKGSGETVWQIKEKIGYFSSAVGKQFERLDSIENMLIGGFNDSVGLYVKPTELQINLADEWLFLLGLYEVKNKPFLNLSIAHQRLLLVARAMVKHPPLLILDEPISGLNDTEIELVTSLINKFTKESKTTVIYVSHRNEESLSPGYIFELTPSENGSTGKVITL, encoded by the coding sequence ATGGAAAGAAATCATATCGCTATCTACGTTTCTGCGAACCACAATAAAGAAGCTGTTATTCAACAGATCACAAAAGGACAATTGTTGACAGGAAACGATCATTCAAACGCTGAGCTGTATTCTAGTGTTGCTATTAACGAGTTTGTTAATGAAGAAACCCGGCATGAACATGTGGAAGTAAGGTGGCAAAACCGTGGCTTAAATACCATGTCTGATGGCGAAAAGAAAAAAGCATTACTGTCTTATATCATTGCAAAAAAACCATCCTGCATTATTGTTGATAATATTTTTGACAGCCTGGATATACAGGCACAAGCGGATATTGCTGCCAATCTTACACAGCTAAGCAACAACATAACATTGGTGCAGGTTACCAATCGCATCAGCGATATCTTACCCTTTATAAAGAATATTTTTACGATCAATAATACTGTTTTAGAGAAGATCGAAAATATCAATGCGTACCGCTCGTCCAATAAACATCATTTTATTCACGCTATTCCTCCGCCTTTGCATGAAGCTGCGGAAGAAGATGATCCGTTAATTCAATTCAATAATGTTTCTGTTAGCTATGACGAGCGTCCAATTATAACAAATATCAATTGGACAATCAATAAAGGAGAATTCTGGCAACTGGTTGGCCCGAATGGCGCAGGCAAAAGCACCATATTATCGATGATAAACGGCGACAATCCAAAAGCCTACGGACAAGACATTATCCTATTCGGAAAAAAGAAAGGGAGCGGTGAAACTGTTTGGCAGATAAAAGAAAAGATCGGCTACTTCTCTTCTGCCGTGGGTAAACAATTTGAGCGGTTGGATTCCATTGAGAACATGCTGATCGGCGGCTTTAATGATTCTGTAGGTTTATATGTAAAGCCAACTGAATTACAAATTAACTTGGCTGATGAATGGCTTTTCTTGTTGGGCTTATATGAAGTAAAAAATAAACCTTTCTTAAACTTATCCATTGCACATCAACGATTATTATTGGTAGCAAGAGCGATGGTTAAACATCCTCCTTTATTGATCTTAGATGAACCTATTTCAGGATTGAATGATACGGAGATCGAGTTGGTAACTTCCCTGATCAATAAGTTTACAAAAGAAAGCAAGACGACCGTTATTTATGTATCACACAGAAATGAAGAGAGCTTATCACCCGGTTATATTTTTGAATTAACGCCATCGGAAAATGGTTCTACGGGAAAAGTCATTACCTTATAA